Sequence from the Peromyscus eremicus chromosome 4, PerEre_H2_v1, whole genome shotgun sequence genome:
CCAATCTGGCTTGAATTGGTTTTGAGTGCATGTGAATTAAGATAAAACACTGTCCTCTAGTAATATCTTATGGAGAATCCCCTACTTACCATCTCAAGTCTCTGCATAATTGGGTGGGCATATGCATATGATTAAAACAAATGCATTATGGGAAGGGACATGCAGAGTAATGATTATATAGCCTAATATACCAATCAAAACAGAGAACCATCAAGTGTACCTGTTAGTAAccagctcctccttctcttgAACCCCATAAAGGAAGCCTGGGACAATAATCAGGGCTCTTGACTTTTCACTCGGGTGGCCGGCTGTCAATTATGACAGTGTCTCCCTGGATACCCTGCACTATCGCTTTGTTTCAAATGAAGTTATCTTGCTGCTTCTGCACATCTGTGTGATCCTTGATTTTCAGTTCTTTGGATGAAAGACCAAGAGCCTGGAAACACCTTGGCAAGGAACCCAATCACTGGCAATTCTTCCCCATCCTTTACCCTCCACTTCTTTTGTGTCCCTGTATTTTAAGTGAATCTCTTATAGATAGTATATAGATGATTCCTGCTTGGTTTGATCCAATCTACCAATCTTGTCTTTAGAACAACTTAATCCATTGATATTGTGTATGATTATTGATGAAGAAAGATTACTCCCGACATTTGGCTACTTGTTTGTatctttcttagttttctttttcaaccCTCCCTTACTGCTTTTTGGATAGTGACTTGTTTTTCTCAGGGTGCTCAGTTTGACTcccctttttatatttttgttattttcttgctTAACTTGGGGATCATAACTAACACTTTAGACTTGAAGCAACCTAACCTGACACCACTCAGTTTCCATGTTATTTAGACCCTAACCCTGAGTATCTCCTCCCTTGCTCTTTACTGCATTATTATTAGTGACTCGGGCTTCATCTTCCTGTTATTAACACAGGTTTATACTTCACCTGAAGTTTGCATTTTAAATCATATAGGGAAAATAGAAAAATGCAAACCAATTACAAGTATAATAGTACTGGCATTACATTTAcctataaaactatttttattatggTTATTTTTTCTTGTGGCTTTAAGTTACTATTCCATGTCATTTCATTTCAGCCTGAAGGACTCTTGGTAGCACCTCCAGGAGGACAATCTTATCAGTAATGAATTTTAGCCTTTGTTCATCTGGAAATGATTCAACTGATTTCCTCTTTCAGGACTTCAGATGTATCCCTCTTCAACCTTTAACCTTATTGAGGATCCCTTATGTGATGAGTTACTTTTCACTAAATTTACCCTGTTTTGAGTTCACTAAATTCCTTGGATGTGTATGCTCTTgtctttcatcttatttttaaagttttctgccattacttctttagatattctttctgcctctttctctcctctagaAGTCCCATAACACCCAGGTTCATGTTTATCTATGGCACACAGGCCCCTTTAGCCTCTACtgtcctttttgttttctgtgcttcTGGGTAATTTCATCATCTCTTCAAATCCTCTGATCCCTTCCTTCCTGCTCAAATTTGTTACTCAGTCTCTTTAGTAGACTTCATCTCAGTGATTATACTGTTTTGCTTTGGAGTGTGACTTGTTTTTATCATTTGTACCTCTCTAGCTACCAATGTCATTGTGTTCAtccatttttctctctgcttttccccATGGTTTCCTGTATTTCACTGGACAGAGAGTAGCTGAGCGCACATCTTTAACCAGTAATTCCACTGCCTAGATTTCCTCAAGGGCAGTAAATGTCAAACTCTTTTCTTGTTAAAGGACATaactttcctatttcttttttatgttttgtaaTTTTCTATTGCAAACTGGACCTTATAAGTATAGTGTGTGGTAACTCAAAATTTaattcctcagcctccagaattggTGATTTTTGCTCACTGAGGGCTGGAGCCATCTGGGATTTTTCCAGACTTCCAGTCAAGTGGGTACTCCTCCTGCTGTAGGGTCATTGGAGTTTCTGCTGTTGTCTGTGTGGGAACCTAAGATTCTTCAAATGTCTGGCTTACTACAAGGGGGAAAGACTCTTTTTAAATAATGACTGGTCTCTATAATGGCAAAAACTCAAAACAAGCTCTATGTTTTGGAGGACAAAAGTCATTACTGCTCACTGGTAAAAACAAGTATCCTCAGCAACCTGGGCCACAGTTCCCATGACTGCCTGCTGTAGGGGTGTGGAAAGAGGACTCCTGCACAGCAAATAGAAGTTTACCAAACTAGACAAGCCTCTCCACACTCAGCCCTGGATATTATGAATGTTCAGCAAAACTAAAGAGTTCCAAAGCAAGTTTTAAAGGTCCTTTGctagggtttgttgttgtttgtttgtttgttgttttggtgaAGGGATGGGCTCTGTGTCCTGCTCTACCATCTTTATAACATCACTCTCTGATCAACATCATCTCTTGGAAATGACATCCCAGCCTACTGGTCATCACACAAGCACAGAAGTGGGAACAGTGTATGGACACTTAGACCAATATATTCAAAACCTTCCAGGTAAAGGGGAGAAACAATCTATTCTGCACTGGAAAAGGGTCAACCGAAACATTAAAAAGCTGTTTCTGACACTATTGTCACTCCATGATGTCACAAGTCACCCCAAGAAGCACTGTGAggactgaggaaatggctcagttggtaaaggacCTACCACACCAGCATGAGGACtttagttcagatccccagaaactaTGTAAAAAGACAGGCATTGTGTCATATTCCTACAACCTCCGCTCTGAGACAGTTATAAGGGAAATATGCATGTTTGGATAATGCTACTCCTGAAAGCCTATTAAACAAAACCCCCAGTGCCAAATGTGAGATACCAACTTATGAGTTGTTGGTCATGGAGCTAGGGGTACCCCCAAATACAAGCCATTGCCATTTCTCTTGGTTGCCCATCAGAACTAATTTATAAGACCCTActactgaagacaccatataccTTGGTTTGCTTGGATAGAGGTCAAAttggaactgagctggaagcttcctccatgctggctagcttccacagtgctggaagattatacatacatgtatgtatgtatgtgtatatatgtgtgtgtgtgtgtgtgtgtgtgtgtatgtgtgtatgtgtgtgtgtgtatgctgttgAGGAGGAAAAAGGCACCAACAGTCTTAAGTAGCTAGGAACCCTACAAACTACAATACCAATCTGTAAGGCAAGACGTGTCCACTAGTGCAACAGTGGACAACTGTTAGATGGATAAACAACACGTTCTGATTGGACTTCCGGCCCACTCCAGAAAAGGGAACTAACTTGTGTCTGGTAAACACTCATGGCTAAGGAAGTCTCAGGTCATAGGGAAAACTTACTAGTATTGTTTATCATGGCACTGAGCTGCCTGATAAAATGGCTGCTCAAGGTGCTAAGAATAAGTGAtggttgagtgctcagccctaaacaggatgttTATACTACCcactctaaggctcagggatcatcacagAAGAGAGGATAGAGAGAATGGAAGAGCAGGCCACAGGGAAAAGggttgtgaaatgctgtcttctgggcttGGCATAGTCAATGCAGTAATAACTTTACAGCAGCTACCTTCAATtcctaggaggctggagagatggctcagcagttaaaaacacattatgcctttgcagaggacctaggttcagttcccagtatccacacaactatctgtaactctagttccagaggatccaatgtcctcttctgtcatccaagagcaccaggcatgcatgtggtacacagacatacatgcaggcaaaacactcagacacatacaattaaaactattttttaagtaGGGGGTGGAGACTGGTTCTATTAACAATCATGGATTGCAGAGGGGCTCCCAGGGCCGTTGAAGTACAGGCTACTACTGATGGAATCTAGAGGAGAGGGAGCTATTGCCTTCAGTTGTGTGCCCACTGAAGAGCCACTAGGCTCGAATGAACAGTTCCAAGCCCATGGTCACACAGACgatcctggttaaactcagtggatcaCCAAAATAGAGGGGCATGAATTTGTGAAAGTGACTGGGAAGTAGAAAGGGTTGGGGTTACAGTAACCAATACactttatacatgtatgaaattatcaaagaacaaattcaataaaagttgctttaaaaaaagtATAGAGGCACACTCTGGAGGATGAGGGTAGGGTATGCAAAGAAAGGAAGATCTCtgaaactcactggccagccagcctagtcaatgagcttcaggtttagtgaacaactttttctcaaaaaattaaaaggtagAGAGCAATAAAGGAGAAACATCCAATgtggacctctggcttccacacttagatgcatccacacacatatacaaacacacagaaagaagcaggagggagagtgggggaagaagaaagaggaggaggcagaagaagaggaggaggaggaggaggaataagaAAAAAGCCACTGTGAGATGTTGGAACCATTCTTCCAATAGTGACTATGTGGCCAGAATTGGAGAGATCGATGGCATTGTGCACTCACTTGGGTGGACTTGGGTCCACCAGATGTTTGCTCCCTGTTTGCTTTGCAAAGCTGAGTTCTACCTTAGTAGGCATGTGAAACAGCAAGTTTTATGGGTTGACGActcagtaaagcacttgcctccgAAGCATGAAGGCCCCAGTTTGGTCCCTAGATTTATgaacaaaagccaggtgtgatgtaCACACTTACAATTCCactgctggggaggtggaaacaggtggACCCCTGGAGTTTGATGGCCCACTAGCCTAATGGTCAAGCCCCAAGTCCCAGGAGAGAACTTGTCTGGAAAACAAGCTACATGTCTCCTGAGAAAAGATATCCggggttgacctctggcttttcACAGGCACGAATGCatgaacaaacacaaacacatacctgTACGTACCTACGTacgtatgtatacacacacacacacacacacacacacacacacacacacacacagagagagagagagagagagagagagagagagagagagcactcacTGGTGGCAACCCTCCCCCCAATAACCATTACTTAGAAATTTGCTTTTCCTTAAATAAGTGAGGCAACAGCAGAGTCTTTCAAAAAAGATACTGAAATAAAGGAGAATATTCAGCGAAAGGGTAAGAATTTTGTGGCTTAAGTAGGAAATAAATAGGGCACGGGAACTAGGTCAAAGCAAACAAAATGTCCAGGTATTGTATGCACACAGTGCACCACTGTCCAGGAAACGCACAGGATCTCAGGGGCAGCACTGGGATGGGTTAGGGCCTCCCACAGAAGCAGCAGTCTCCAGGGAGAACCTGCACAGTGTCCAATCCCACAGACACTTTATGGTCACCTCTACCCCTTCCTGACCCAGCTGGCCAGGCTACCATTTTGGAGGACCAGTCCTTGAGCTTCTGCAACACTCTTCTCTCCAGGCTCCCTTGGTCTAgctgtttgggggtggggcattCCATCAGGAGACAAATGCAAAGGGACAGTGAAGGAAGAGTCTGGAACTCAGGAACcccaaaacacagaaaaacaaacctgaagatGTGACATGTCTATGGCTTCACAACTGTCTTAAAAATCTAATGTTACTTCTGAATACTAAAATACCACCACCCAGAGAAACCCAAGGGCAAAATTCAAACTTTGGATTTCATATTTCTTAAAACAGAAGTGATTTTCCATTATGAAAAACATTTCTTCCACATCAGGAAAAACAATACAAACCTAAGATAAGATTTTCATTAGGGGAAAAAAGCACcctgtgaggctggagagatggatcatcggttaagagtacttgctgctatTCCAAAAGACCCAGGGTTGAGTCCCAGAACTACATGACAAGTCAGaactgcctataaccccagttccaggggatctgatgccctcttctgacttttgtgggcaccaggcacacacacataaatgagaCCATTAAAGAATCTCTTCTGCTTGTCAATTTGAGTTAAATTTCCTCTGAACTCCTAACCCTGTCTTCCACATAGTGCCTGAGATTTTTGTGACTCAGATGACATCTTAATCAATACTAAGAAATGGCTAGGAAAGCATGAGTCCCTCTAAGTTTACTATGTTCTCTTCCCTGCACGGATTTAaaccaaaaccaccaccacaaatAAACACAGGAACCAAAACAAAAGTCCAATTCTCAGCCTTTTACTTCTATGACTTCTATTGCTAGTTGTTCCCTGGAATTTACTCCTCAGCAATTAGTCTGGTTGCCAGGTAGCCTTAGAGACAATAAAACCTGCACCCATACCCACTGTGACGGCACCCTCCCTCAGATTCAGAGGAAGGCCATGCATGGATCCCATGAGCCCCTTACCGAGCTGACGTCCAGACTGGGGACTCGAAGTGTCAAAGAGCTCTGAGCTGGCCTCAGGAGCACTTGGCTCCCATGATTCACTGTTCTCCGACATCTCTGAATAGGCATCACCCCGCGCTCTGTGCACTGCCACAgactctccagttccagggccctTGTCCTCACTGCTTGTATCTGCCACAGCCCGGGTCTCTTCACCCATTTTCTCAGCAAACCATTGCTTGACCTGCTGGGCACTCATTTGGGTCTTGTCACAGAGGGTCTGCAAATCTTCCTCACACAGCATCTTGTGTGTCATGTAATAGTCTTGCAGCAGCTCTCGGTTGCCAGGGGCAATGACGAGCAGACCTGGTGGGAAGTTGCCCCTCTTATAGTCTTCGTACCACTTGAGCTGGCCATTCTTCAGGGCGTACCTGCTATCTCCAAACCAGCGTACCACCTCTGGCCGGGGCAGCCCTGTTTGGGCCATGATGGAGTCATAGTCCTGGTTGCTTGGCCACTGTGTCTGGACAAAGAGCTGCCGTAGCAAGTGACGCTGCTGTGCTGTCTTCTTGTAGCTCACTTTGCCCGGTGGCTGTTCTACCAGCTTGTTCAAACCATCTTCCTCAGGCTCGCAGACACCCAGCCCTGGAAGGTCACTCTTGCCGCTGGCTTCAGTGACCCGCAGGTTCTTGAGGTTGATTTTTATGGGGCTGACCTTCCGCTCTGCCAAGGTATGGCTAAGAAACAGTTCAGGAGAGCCATTTTCACCAGGAACCCTTAGCTCACTGGCCACCTCTTCATCTCCACCCTCATCCTCAgcaccctcctcctcctgaggTACCTGCCCATCAGCCTTCTTGGGCTCCTCAGCATTCACCTTTTTCCGTCTCTCTGAGAACCAGGCATCGATTTCCCTTCGGGTCATTTTGGTTTCACTTCTCAGGCGATCCAGCTCCTCCTCAAGGGGAAGCGGGTTTTGTGCAAAGCTGCTCTCCAGGACTCGAAGCTGCTCTGGGGCTCTCTCTTTGTATTTGGTTGGTGTGAAGTCTGGGGTCTGGTGCCAAGATTGTCGTTTTGTGGCAGGGTGGCTTGCCAGTGAGGTTGCTGTTGGGATACAGGTCACCTCCGGAACTTTGGATGACAGAGGAAAGGGCACCTCTGGCACAGAGTCAATGAGAACAGAGCCATGCTCTCCAGGCATCATGGCCCTGGAGCCCTTCAGGTTCCGGCAGTGGTACCGCCGGTCACTGAACCACTTCCGCACCTCTCTGGTACTGAGGCCTGTCACTTTGGTCAGGTGCTCTACTTCACTCTGCCCAGGGAACTGGTTCCGACAGAAGCTTCCTTTCAGGGCTGACAGCTGTTCATGAGACTTCTTGTTTTTGTAGATGCTTGCATCAAGGAAGGCTTGGGAAGTTATGCTGGGGCATGCTGTGAGGAGTGACTGGGCTGCATTGACTACCTTGACAGCTGATGTTGTATTTGAACACACAGTGTTGATGGGTGCCACAGTTggcttgggaacagatgcagttGTCAGGGGGAGAGATGAGCTTGATGCTTGTAACCCATTGGCCATCAATGGCTGAGTGACCAAGAGGCCCCCTGCTGTGCCCTCTGGCTGTCCCACAACATGGCCTGGGAGAGTGGCCTGGATGAGATGCTGTACATTGCCAGTACTGGCAACAAGGGGCGTGTTTAGAACTGTGATGGTGGGCTGAGGCACAGATTGGATGACTGTATTGAACATCTTTTTCCGGGCATCTTCAATCTCCTCAGGAGACCAGCTGattccctgcttcagcctctgggcTGTGAACCAGATCTTAAGCTGTTCTTCTGGATACTTGGTCACCACAGTCAAATAGCAGAGTTCAGCTTTGGTTGGGTAGGGGAATTTGTGGAAGGAGTTCTTCAGAAAGCTGTTGGAGTCCATAGCTGCATTGTATGTTGGGATGCTGCTCAGGGGGATCATGACTTTTGGAAGGGCTTTGGATGTGGGCAGGGGCTGGTGGGTATGGTGCTGGGCATGCACTGGGGGCTGCTGCTGGAGGGAGAGGAACTGTGCTATACCAGCTGGCAGTACTGGTACTGTTCCTATCAGGGGCCCATTGGCCGCATGAGGGGGCTTTGAGGTGCTAGCAGATGCCTGACTGACTGGAGCTGCCCCATTGGCGAAAGTGTGGTCTCCCTCTTtaacctctgcctccccagccaaTGGCTTTGGCAAAGCCTCACCCACAGGCTGATTGGGAGCATTTTCTTTAAGCATATGGATTTTCTTGGCCTCGCCTTTGCCTTTCATGATCTTCATGATTGGTGTCTTGGTAATAATGATTTCAGCCTGTCCATCAGTCCCTTCAGTGGCAGAGTCACCTGCTAGGTCAGACGTGCTAGTACTCTCAGGGACATTCTGTTCTACCACTACATGATTGTCTGGCTTGGTCACATTCCACAAAAAGCTGGTTTCCCCTGAGTGACACTTGGCATTGTGCAGGGAAAGCCCCTCAGGGGTTTTTGCCAGGAAACTGCACCCTGTACATACAAAATTTGGGTCTTTATTAAAGTCTATGTGCTCTGAGTTCATATGCCCTACAAACTGAATCACGTCCTGGGAC
This genomic interval carries:
- the Zhx3 gene encoding zinc fingers and homeoboxes protein 3 codes for the protein MASKRKSTTPCMIPVKTVVLQGASTEAQPVATLPEGPQQQDLPSEAPDASSEANPNPSSTEGSALANGHRSALDGYVYSCKDCDFRSQDVIQFVGHMNSEHIDFNKDPNFVCTGCSFLAKTPEGLSLHNAKCHSGETSFLWNVTKPDNHVVVEQNVPESTSTSDLAGDSATEGTDGQAEIIITKTPIMKIMKGKGEAKKIHMLKENAPNQPVGEALPKPLAGEAEVKEGDHTFANGAAPVSQASASTSKPPHAANGPLIGTVPVLPAGIAQFLSLQQQPPVHAQHHTHQPLPTSKALPKVMIPLSSIPTYNAAMDSNSFLKNSFHKFPYPTKAELCYLTVVTKYPEEQLKIWFTAQRLKQGISWSPEEIEDARKKMFNTVIQSVPQPTITVLNTPLVASTGNVQHLIQATLPGHVVGQPEGTAGGLLVTQPLMANGLQASSSSLPLTTASVPKPTVAPINTVCSNTTSAVKVVNAAQSLLTACPSITSQAFLDASIYKNKKSHEQLSALKGSFCRNQFPGQSEVEHLTKVTGLSTREVRKWFSDRRYHCRNLKGSRAMMPGEHGSVLIDSVPEVPFPLSSKVPEVTCIPTATSLASHPATKRQSWHQTPDFTPTKYKERAPEQLRVLESSFAQNPLPLEEELDRLRSETKMTRREIDAWFSERRKKVNAEEPKKADGQVPQEEEGAEDEGGDEEVASELRVPGENGSPELFLSHTLAERKVSPIKINLKNLRVTEASGKSDLPGLGVCEPEEDGLNKLVEQPPGKVSYKKTAQQRHLLRQLFVQTQWPSNQDYDSIMAQTGLPRPEVVRWFGDSRYALKNGQLKWYEDYKRGNFPPGLLVIAPGNRELLQDYYMTHKMLCEEDLQTLCDKTQMSAQQVKQWFAEKMGEETRAVADTSSEDKGPGTGESVAVHRARGDAYSEMSENSESWEPSAPEASSELFDTSSPQSGRQLETD